The following proteins come from a genomic window of Micavibrio aeruginosavorus EPB:
- the fabB gene encoding beta-ketoacyl-ACP synthase I, protein MSKTITQRRVVVTGLGVISCIGNSTTEVLESLKAGKSGITFSQDYADRGFRSQVWGKPEVDFEALIDRKLRRFMGDAAGYVHLSMEQAIADSGLTKEMISNPRTGIIVGSGGASGRNQVESADIARNSAPKRVGPYMVTRCMGSTTSATAATNFEIKGVNYSISSACSTSAHCIGNAAEMIQWGKQDIMFAGGAEELDWTMSVLFDAMGAMSSKYNDRAATASRAYDKNRDGFVIAGGGAVLVLEELEHAKARGAKIYCELTGYGATSDGADMVAPSGEGALRCMKLALETVDGPITYINSHGTSTPVGDITELNAIREVFGARGEKVPAISSTKSMTGHSLGGTGAQEALYSILMMNNNFICPSINIEELDEGAADVDIVRECRENVQHETVLSNSFGFGGTNCTLAFSRLKD, encoded by the coding sequence ATGAGCAAAACAATTACGCAACGCCGCGTGGTCGTGACCGGCCTGGGCGTCATTTCCTGCATCGGTAATTCCACAACGGAAGTTCTGGAATCCTTGAAGGCTGGTAAATCCGGTATTACGTTTTCGCAAGATTACGCCGATCGTGGTTTCCGCAGCCAGGTGTGGGGCAAGCCCGAGGTCGATTTTGAAGCATTGATCGACCGCAAGCTGCGCCGCTTTATGGGCGATGCCGCGGGCTATGTGCATTTGTCGATGGAACAGGCGATTGCCGATTCCGGTCTGACCAAGGAGATGATCAGCAACCCGCGCACCGGCATTATCGTCGGGTCGGGCGGGGCGTCTGGCCGGAACCAGGTTGAATCGGCCGATATCGCGCGCAATTCCGCACCGAAACGTGTGGGGCCGTATATGGTGACGCGTTGCATGGGGTCCACCACATCGGCGACCGCTGCGACCAATTTTGAAATCAAGGGCGTGAACTACTCCATTTCGTCCGCGTGCTCGACCTCTGCGCATTGCATCGGTAATGCGGCCGAGATGATTCAGTGGGGCAAGCAGGACATTATGTTCGCCGGTGGTGCCGAGGAACTGGATTGGACCATGTCTGTCCTGTTCGATGCCATGGGTGCGATGTCGTCCAAATATAACGACCGTGCCGCAACCGCGTCCCGCGCCTATGACAAAAACCGCGATGGTTTTGTGATTGCCGGCGGTGGTGCGGTTCTGGTTCTGGAAGAACTGGAGCATGCCAAGGCCCGCGGTGCGAAGATTTACTGCGAATTGACGGGCTATGGCGCCACGTCCGACGGTGCCGACATGGTCGCGCCGAGCGGTGAAGGCGCATTGCGTTGCATGAAGCTGGCATTGGAAACGGTCGATGGGCCTATTACCTATATCAACAGCCACGGAACCAGCACGCCGGTTGGTGACATCACCGAATTGAACGCGATCCGCGAAGTTTTCGGTGCGCGTGGTGAGAAGGTTCCGGCGATCAGCTCGACCAAATCGATGACGGGCCATTCGCTGGGTGGAACCGGAGCGCAGGAAGCGTTGTATTCCATTTTGATGATGAACAATAATTTCATCTGTCCTTCGATCAACATCGAAGAGTTGGATGAGGGTGCAGCGGATGTTGATATCGTCCGCGAATGCCGTGAAAACGTACAGCATGAAACTGTCCTGTCTAACAGCTTCGGCTTTGGCGGTACGAACTGCACGCTGGCTTTCTCGCGTTTGAAAGACTAG
- a CDS encoding enoyl-ACP reductase FabI, with protein MTLEKGSKSNIMAGKRGLIMGVANDHSIAWGIAKTLYEHGADLAFTYQGDSLKKRVEPLAKSVGSDILLGCDVTQESEIDAVCAGLGKVWDGLDFVVHAVAYSNKEELKGRYLDTSLENFLNTMHISCYSFTSVMRRAAPMMRKGGSAITLSYYGAEKVMPNYNVMGVAKAALEASVRYLAADLGPEGIRVNAVSAGPMRTLAGSAIGSARTTFKYNNMTAPLRRGVELEELGGTGLYLLSDLGGAVTGEVHYVDCGFNALGMPQNLNEVLAVMGGNAKE; from the coding sequence ATGACACTGGAAAAAGGTTCTAAATCCAACATTATGGCCGGAAAACGCGGTCTGATCATGGGCGTGGCCAATGATCACTCGATCGCGTGGGGCATTGCCAAAACCCTGTATGAACACGGGGCCGATCTGGCTTTTACCTATCAGGGCGATTCACTGAAGAAACGGGTAGAGCCTTTGGCGAAATCTGTCGGGTCCGATATTTTGCTGGGCTGTGATGTAACGCAGGAAAGTGAAATTGATGCCGTCTGTGCCGGTTTGGGCAAAGTCTGGGACGGTCTGGATTTTGTCGTGCATGCCGTGGCCTATTCGAACAAGGAAGAATTGAAGGGGCGTTATCTGGATACGTCCTTGGAAAACTTCCTGAACACGATGCACATCTCCTGCTACTCCTTCACCTCGGTTATGCGCCGTGCGGCGCCGATGATGCGGAAAGGTGGTTCGGCCATTACGCTGTCCTATTACGGGGCGGAAAAAGTGATGCCGAATTACAACGTGATGGGCGTGGCCAAGGCCGCGTTGGAAGCATCCGTACGCTATCTGGCCGCCGATCTGGGCCCGGAAGGCATCCGCGTGAATGCTGTGTCGGCTGGCCCGATGCGCACATTGGCTGGTTCCGCCATCGGCTCCGCCCGCACCACGTTCAAGTACAACAACATGACCGCGCCGTTGCGCCGTGGCGTTGAGTTGGAAGAGCTGGGCGGCACGGGCCTGTACCTGCTGTCCGATCTGGGCGGTGCGGTAACGGGTGAAGTCCACTACGTTGATTGTGGTTTCAATGCTTTGGGCATGCCGCAAAACCTGAACGAAGTTCTGGCCGTGATGGGCGGGAACGCGAAAGAGTAA
- the mscL gene encoding large-conductance mechanosensitive channel protein MscL, translating to MKIINEFREFAMRGNVIDLAVGIVIGTAFGSITNSLVKDVIMPPIGVILGKVDFSKLSWTMIEATDNAAAVTLNYGLFIQSVVNFVIVAWAMFMIIKVMNTLKRKQEAGAADAPPPPKQEVLLEEIRDLLKNK from the coding sequence ATGAAAATCATTAATGAATTCCGCGAATTCGCCATGCGCGGCAACGTCATCGACCTGGCCGTCGGTATCGTTATCGGGACCGCATTTGGGTCCATCACCAATTCCCTGGTGAAGGACGTTATTATGCCGCCGATCGGCGTTATTCTGGGCAAGGTTGATTTCAGCAAACTGAGCTGGACCATGATCGAAGCCACTGACAATGCCGCCGCCGTAACGCTGAACTACGGCCTGTTCATTCAGTCCGTTGTAAACTTTGTTATCGTGGCCTGGGCCATGTTTATGATCATTAAGGTGATGAACACACTGAAGCGCAAACAGGAAGCCGGTGCCGCCGATGCTCCGCCGCCGCCGAAACAGGAAGTGTTACTGGAAGAAATTCGCGACCTGCTGAAAAACAAATAA
- a CDS encoding glycerophosphoryl diester phosphodiesterase has protein sequence MALKIPKIIGHRGACGYAPENTIESILTAAEMGVEWVELDVMLTKDNVPVIFHDDQLDRTTNGFGNVADATWADLQQLEAGSWFGESFAGAKIPSLEDALDVIIQKNLGLNLEIKPTPGREKETAEVALDVLSRIWDDHSRLLISSFQLVSLETAQEMAPDWYRGLLLWHDDLPPNWADIADYLDVVSVNISQQLATREMVEEIIDMEKAVMVYTVNDAQEARKLRGWGVDTVFTDVPDVIREAMFHVH, from the coding sequence ATGGCGTTGAAAATCCCGAAGATCATCGGTCACCGTGGCGCGTGCGGATATGCGCCGGAAAATACGATTGAATCCATCCTGACCGCGGCCGAAATGGGCGTGGAATGGGTTGAGCTGGATGTCATGCTGACCAAGGACAATGTTCCGGTCATTTTCCATGACGATCAATTGGACCGCACCACCAATGGTTTTGGGAATGTTGCCGACGCCACATGGGCCGATTTGCAGCAGCTTGAGGCCGGAAGCTGGTTCGGTGAAAGCTTTGCCGGGGCAAAAATCCCGTCGCTGGAAGATGCGCTGGATGTAATCATCCAAAAGAATCTCGGCCTGAACCTCGAAATCAAACCGACGCCGGGGCGCGAGAAGGAAACAGCGGAAGTGGCGCTGGATGTTCTCTCCCGCATCTGGGACGATCATTCCCGTTTGCTGATTTCCAGCTTCCAACTGGTCAGTTTGGAAACGGCGCAGGAAATGGCACCGGATTGGTATCGCGGCCTCCTCCTCTGGCATGATGACCTCCCACCCAACTGGGCTGACATTGCCGATTATCTGGATGTTGTGTCCGTGAACATCAGCCAGCAATTGGCCACGCGCGAAATGGTCGAAGAAATCATCGACATGGAAAAAGCCGTGATGGTCTACACCGTCAACGATGCACAAGAAGCCCGCAAGTTGCGCGGTTGGGGCGTGGATACCGTGTTTACCGATGTGCCGGACGTTATTCGCGAAGCCATGTTTCACGTTCACTAA
- the pnp gene encoding polyribonucleotide nucleotidyltransferase produces the protein MFNIYRKEFELGGKKVVLETGKIARQADGAVMATMGGTTVLCTVVGARSLREGQDFFPLSVHYQEKAYAAGKIPGGFFKREGRPSEKEVLVSRLIDRPVRPLFPEGFLNEVQVIATVVAHDMENDPDIVAMIGVSAALTISGIPFMGPIGAARVGYVNGQYVLNPTLSERTNSVLDLVVAGTAEGVLMVESEAQELSEEVMLGAVMFGWNSFQTVIKNIIGLAEMCAKEPWDVPVARPEVVEMTKAMKAKFEAPLSKAYLEPIKQTRYELVGELKKQAVEEFVSEEKNLSKETVAAAFKTLEADVVRGRILKEGMRIDGRDTKTIRPIVAEVGVLPRAHGSALFTRGETQALVVTTLGTGQDEQIMDALEGEYKQRFMLHYNFPPYSVGEAGRMSSPGRREIGHGKLAWRAINPLLPKAEEFPYTVRNVSEITESNGSSSMASVCGSSLAMMDAGVPLARPIAGIAMGLIKEGSDFAVLSDILGDEDHLGDMDFKVAGTEKGVTALQMDIKITSITEEIMTIAVKQAREGRLHILGEMAKALTSARTEMSEYAPQIVTLTVPKEKIREVIGTGGKVIREIVEKTGTKIDIEDDGTIKVAASDAKAIEEAVRIIRGITDDPEVGAIYDGKVVKTTDFGAFVNFMPGKDGLVHISELATQRVAATTDVVKEGDMVKVLLIGFDDRGKIKLSMKRVDQQTGEQIAIEERKPRGEREAG, from the coding sequence ATGTTTAATATCTACCGTAAAGAATTCGAACTGGGCGGCAAAAAAGTCGTTCTCGAAACCGGCAAAATCGCCCGTCAAGCTGACGGTGCCGTGATGGCCACCATGGGCGGCACGACCGTTCTGTGCACCGTTGTTGGCGCACGCAGCTTGCGCGAAGGCCAGGATTTCTTCCCCCTGTCCGTTCACTATCAGGAAAAAGCATACGCCGCCGGTAAAATCCCGGGTGGCTTCTTCAAACGCGAAGGCCGCCCGAGCGAGAAGGAAGTGCTGGTTAGCCGCCTGATCGACCGTCCGGTGCGCCCGCTGTTCCCGGAAGGCTTCCTGAACGAAGTTCAGGTTATCGCCACCGTGGTTGCACACGACATGGAAAACGATCCGGATATCGTCGCAATGATCGGCGTTTCCGCTGCTCTGACCATTTCCGGTATCCCGTTCATGGGCCCGATTGGCGCCGCACGCGTTGGCTACGTTAACGGCCAATACGTTCTGAACCCGACCTTGTCCGAACGCACGAACTCTGTTCTGGATCTGGTTGTGGCCGGTACCGCCGAAGGCGTTCTGATGGTTGAATCCGAAGCCCAGGAACTGTCCGAAGAAGTCATGCTCGGCGCGGTTATGTTCGGCTGGAACAGCTTCCAGACCGTCATTAAAAACATTATCGGCCTGGCCGAAATGTGCGCGAAAGAGCCTTGGGATGTGCCCGTTGCCCGCCCGGAAGTGGTCGAAATGACCAAAGCCATGAAGGCAAAATTCGAAGCTCCGCTGTCCAAGGCCTATCTGGAGCCGATCAAGCAAACCCGTTATGAACTGGTTGGCGAACTGAAGAAACAAGCCGTTGAGGAATTTGTTTCCGAAGAGAAAAACCTGTCCAAGGAAACCGTCGCCGCCGCGTTCAAAACGTTGGAAGCCGACGTGGTCCGTGGCCGCATCCTGAAAGAAGGCATGCGTATCGATGGCCGTGACACGAAAACCATTCGTCCGATCGTGGCCGAAGTTGGTGTTCTGCCGCGCGCACACGGTTCCGCACTGTTCACCCGCGGCGAAACCCAGGCACTGGTCGTCACCACGCTGGGCACCGGTCAGGACGAGCAGATCATGGACGCGCTGGAAGGCGAATACAAACAACGTTTCATGCTGCACTACAACTTCCCGCCCTATTCCGTTGGTGAAGCCGGCCGCATGAGCAGCCCGGGCCGCCGCGAAATCGGTCACGGTAAACTGGCATGGCGCGCAATCAACCCGCTGCTGCCGAAGGCTGAGGAATTCCCGTACACCGTTCGTAACGTGTCGGAAATTACCGAATCCAACGGTTCATCCTCCATGGCGTCCGTTTGCGGTTCGTCCCTGGCGATGATGGATGCGGGTGTTCCGCTGGCACGCCCGATCGCGGGTATTGCCATGGGCCTGATTAAAGAAGGCTCTGACTTCGCTGTTCTGTCCGACATTCTGGGTGATGAAGATCACCTGGGCGACATGGACTTCAAAGTGGCCGGTACGGAAAAGGGCGTCACCGCCCTGCAGATGGACATCAAGATCACCTCGATCACCGAGGAAATCATGACCATCGCCGTGAAACAGGCCCGCGAAGGCCGCCTGCACATCCTGGGCGAAATGGCCAAGGCATTGACCAGCGCACGGACCGAAATGTCCGAATACGCACCGCAAATCGTAACGTTGACCGTACCGAAAGAGAAAATTCGCGAAGTCATCGGCACGGGCGGTAAAGTCATCCGTGAAATCGTTGAAAAAACCGGCACGAAAATCGACATCGAAGACGATGGCACGATTAAAGTGGCCGCGTCCGACGCGAAAGCCATCGAAGAAGCCGTACGCATTATCCGCGGCATCACCGATGACCCGGAAGTTGGCGCGATCTATGACGGCAAAGTTGTGAAGACCACCGATTTCGGTGCCTTCGTCAACTTCATGCCGGGCAAAGATGGTTTGGTTCACATTTCCGAACTGGCCACCCAACGCGTTGCCGCCACCACCGACGTGGTGAAAGAAGGCGACATGGTTAAGGTTCTGCTGATCGGTTTCGACGATCGCGGCAAAATCAAATTGTCCATGAAACGCGTTGACCAACAAACCGGCGAACAAATCGCAATCGAAGAGCGCAAACCGCGCGGCGAACGCGAAGCTGGTTAA